One segment of Colias croceus chromosome 15, ilColCroc2.1 DNA contains the following:
- the LOC123697813 gene encoding uncharacterized protein LOC123697813, whose protein sequence is MLEINPEKLIKAIKSRPSMYDKSDSMYYSHRKHKERLWREICIEVHPNWESLKPVEKIECVRDMQKRWKSLRTCFTRELALQRKERFKEENSIPTKRRKKYSYFDAMSFLLGDNPEQFELREDEDSSDPLDEKFEGDIEYSFNDGHTETMNIANIVPETYEMPVYEKNEEFETKVLNAIKEIKKSEENDDDKQFMMSLVPMFRKFTDKQKIEAKIELLKVIQRIGFE, encoded by the exons ATGCTAGAAATCAACCCCGAAAAGTTGATAAAGGCGATTAAATCTCGCCCCTCAATGTACGATAAGAGTGATAGCATGTACTACAGCCATCGGAAACATAAGGAGCGATTGTGGCGCGAAATATGCATCGAAGTTCATCCTAACTGGGAGAGTCTCAAGCCCGTCGAAAAGATCGAATGCG TTCGAGACATGCAAAAGCGGTGGAAAAGCCTGCGGACGTGTTTCACGAGGGAACTAGCGTTGCAAAGAAAGGAAAGGTTCAAGGAAGAAAACTCTATACCGACCAAGAGACGGAAGAAGTATAGCTATTTCGATGCCATGAGTTTCCTACTGGGCGACAATCCTGAACAGTTCGAATTGCGAGAGGATGAAGATTCGAGCGACCCTCTCGACGAGAAATTCGAAGGAGACATAGAGTATAGCTTCAACGATGGACACACAGAAACAATGAACATAGCAAATATCGTTCCAGAAACGTATGAAATGCCAGTTTATGAAAAGAACGAAGAGTTTGAAACGAAAGTGCTCAATGCTATAAAGGAGATAAAGAAAAGCGAAGAGAATGATGACGACAAACAGTTCATGATGTCATTGGTTCCAATGTTCAGGAAGTTCACTGATAAACAAAAGATAGAAGCTAAGATAGAATTGTTGAAAGTTATACAGAGGATAGGGTTTGAATAG